In the genome of Dermacentor variabilis isolate Ectoservices chromosome 5, ASM5094787v1, whole genome shotgun sequence, one region contains:
- the LOC142582695 gene encoding acetylcholinesterase-1-like: MHASRARITMQVLRRNAISAILLGALLAALRVRTARGIRPKDDPVVFTRSGYVMGRTNVFFNKPIDTFLGIPFAEPPLRELRFRKPTPAKPWEGIYNAVQTPFPCLQYDTFVTKNITVDASNSTEDCLYLNVWTPALHCNTIENCGAKSVIVFLHGGGFDTGGNSYFFYDGTQLAALGDVVVVVPNYRLGVFGFLSAGHPDAPGNMGLLDQLAALRWVRDNIVHFGGRPESVTLMGQSAGAMSVGFHMVSPLSRGLFKRAILQSGSPYLLQPASLKAGVERVQLLAEAVGCADENVTLSNQRHHVLECLRWANASALMAANRELNVLNPASYFPSYGDEFLPDDPRALIERGEVADVDVIIGTNRNEGSPFVNYFMVKVLRQEDPRLLTRDEVGFYLILLFHHVLGESPREVTSHYLRDVRPEDGRGALAAAGDAIGDFLFQCPVNYFAENLAARNRTVYMYYFDHRPSYSWWGDWLGVAHFDEFFFVFGTLFRDMHMSTMEELEFSSKLIQIWSTFARKGKVPKIRGNRWPKFTAEWPLLLNLSPKNFTVGWEPHAENCRAWERYLKVLPDNAVAS; encoded by the exons ATGCACGCGTCGAGAGCGAGGATAACTATGCAAGTGCTTAGA AGGAATGCGATCTCGGCGATTCTCCTCGGGGCACTGTTGGCCGCCTTGCGAGTCCGCACCGCCCGAGGGATTCGCCCCAAGGACGACCCGGTGGTGTTCACCAGATCGGGATACGTGATGGGCCGGACGAACGTGTTCTTCAACAAGCCCATCGACACCTTCCTGGGCATTCCGTTCGCCGAGCCGCCGCTGCGGGAACTACGCTTCCGCAAGCCGACGCCGGCCAAGCCGTGGGAAGGCATCTACAATGCGGTGCAGACGCCCTTTCCCTGCCTGCAGTACGACACGTTCGTCACCAAGAACATCACCGTCGACGCCTCGAACAGCACCGAGGACTGCCTCTACCTGAACGTGTGGACGCCGGCGCTGCACTGCAACACCATCGAGAACTGCGGCGCCAAGAGCGTCATCGTGTTCCTCCACGGCGGCGGCTTCGACACCGGCGGAAACAGCTACTTCTTCTACGACGGCACGCAGCTGGCAGCCCTGGGCGACGTCGTGGTCGTGGTTCCCAACTACCGGCTGGGTGTCTTCGGCTTTCTGAGCGCGGGCCACCCCGACGCGCCGGGGAACATGGGCCTCCTCGACCAGCTGGCGGCGCTCCGGTGGGTCCGCGACAACATCGTCCACTTCGGCGGTCGTCCGGAGTCGGTGACCCTCATGGGCCAGAGCGCCGGCGCCATGTCCGTCGGCTTCCACATGGTGTCGCCGCTCAGTCGCGGTCTGTTCAAGCGGGCCATCCTGCAGAGCGGTAGCCCGTACCTCCTGCAGCCGGCGAGCCTCAAGGCGGGCGTCGAGCGGGTCCAGCTCCTCGCCGAGGCCGTGGGCTGCGCCGACGAGAACGTGACGCTGTCCAACCAACGGCATCACGTGCTCGAGTGCCTGCGCTGGGCCAACGCGTCGGCCCTGATGGCGGCCAACAGGGAGCTGAACGTGTTGAACCCGGCCAGCTACTTCCCTTCCTACGGAGACGAGTTCCTCCCGGACGACCCGCGGGCGCTCATCGAGCGCGGTGAGGTCGCGGACGTGGACGTCATCATCGGCACCAACAGGAACGAGGGCAGCCCGTTCGTCAACTACTTCATGGTCAAG GTTCTGCGCCAAGAGGACCCAAGACTCTTGACCCGCGACGAAGTGGGCTTCTACCTCATCCTGCTTTTTCACCACGTGTTGGGCGAGAGTCCCCGTGAGGTCACGTCACACTACCTGCGTGACGTCAGACCGGAAGACGGCCGTGGAGCGCTGGCGGCCGCGGGCGACGCCATCGGAGACTTCCTGTTCCAGTGCCCGGTCAACTACTTCGCCGAGAACCTGGCGGCGAGGAACCGCACGGTGTACATGTACTACTTCGACCACCGGCCCTCGTACAGCTGGTGGGGGGACTGGCTGGGAGTGGCCCACTTCGACGAGTTCTTCTTCGTGTTCGGAACGTTGTTCCGAGACATGCACATGTCGACCATGGAGGAACTCGAGTTCAGCTCGAAGCTCATCCAGATATGGTCTACATTCGCCAGGAAAGG GAAAGTGCCCAAGATCCGCGGGAACCGATGGCCCAAGTTTACAGCCGAGTGGCCCCTGCTGCTGAATTTAAGCCCAAAGAACTTCACCGTTGGCTGGGAGCCGCACGCCGAAAACTGCCGTGCTTGGGAGCGCTACCTCAAGGTGTTACCGGACAACGCGGTGGCCAGTTGA